The following proteins are encoded in a genomic region of Pyrus communis chromosome 11, drPyrComm1.1, whole genome shotgun sequence:
- the LOC137707998 gene encoding dof zinc finger protein DOF3.1-like, translated as MQDPATFQPMKPQFPEQEQLKCPRCESSNTKFCYYNNYNLSQPRHFCKNCKRYWTKGGALRNIPVGGGSRKNTKKSSSSASKRSSSTSSSSLSSSSAAAAQNPDPQPDRTRAYGSKVDQDRGVMDFSGSFSSLLTSNGQFGSLLEGLNPNGSGLKLMQMGDFGENLDAAGNMMNSDPGPGLEGQSHGNPESYMGLQNGDSSTSSCWNGANGWPDLAIYTPGSSFQ; from the coding sequence ATGCAGGACCCTGCAACTTTCCAACCCATGAAGCCCCAGTTTCCAGAGCAAGAGCAGCTGAAATGTCCGCGCTGCGAGTCCTCCAACACCAAGTTTTGCTACTACAACAACTACAACCTCTCGCAGCCGCGCCACTTCTGCAAGAACTGCAAGCGGTACTGGACCAAAGGCGGCGCTTTGAGAAATATCCCCGTCGGCGGCGGAAGCAGGAAAAACACGAAGAAGTCGTCGTCGTCAGCTTCGAAACGTTCCTCATCGACTTCCTCATCGTCACTGTCGAGCTcttcagcagcagcagctcaGAACCCGGATCCGCAGCCCGACCGGACCCGGGCCTACGGCTCAAAAGTCGATCAAGACCGCGGAGTGATGGACTTCTCAGGGAGCTTCAGCTCCCTCCTGACTTCAAATGGGCAATTCGGGTCCCTTCTGGAGGGTCTGAATCCAAATGGGTCGGGTCTGAAACTGATGCAAATGGGTGATTTTGGGGAGAATTTGGATGCTGCAGGTAATATGATGAATTCGGATCCGGGTCCGGGTTTGGAGGGCCAGAGCCATGGGAATCCAGAGAGCTATATGGGGTTGCAAAATGGTGATTCTTCAACGTCAAGCTGTTGGAATGGGGCCAATGGGTGGCCTGACCTTGCCATTTATACACCAGGTTCAAGTTTTCAGTAG